GATGAAGTTCTGGCCCATATCTCGGCTGACGAGCGCAGGATCCTACTGACCAGGGATCGCGGATTGCTTAAACGATCAAAAGTGACACATGGCTACCTGGTTCGAGCGGATAATCCACGCGACCAGCTCCTGGAAGTGCTTCGCCGCTTTGACCTGTTTAATTCAGTTTACCCTTTTCAACGTTGTATGCGCTGCAATGAATTACTCGAACAGGCTTCGCTTGAAGATGTAAAAGAATCTGTACCTCCCGGAATCCAAAATAAAACTGATCAGTACAGGCGTTGTCCGGGCTGCGGCCGGGTCTATTGGAAAGGCTCTCACTATGATAAAATGGTTGATTTCATCAACTGCCTTGACAAGGATTAGTATATTTCGCCGCTATAAAATATAATGTAACTAACAGTATCATCGTCATAGCTATTCTATAAGCAGGGGGACATTGCTGATGAGAGATGGCTACATCGACGGAACAATACTTCAGGCAGCCTTGAAAGAAACTGTAGATAAGCTCCATGAAAAAAGAGAAGCATTAAACCGGATTAATATATTTCCCGTGCCGGATGGTGATACGGGGAATAATATGCTGGCGACCCTGGAATCAGCCTGCCGGGAAACTGAAAAAACAGCCTCCCCATCCCTCCACGCCATCGCAAACGCCGCTTACTGTGGGGCCCGTGAAGGTTCCACTGGAAACTCCGGAGCAATATTTGCTCAATATCTAGGGGGATGGGCCGCTGCCTTTTCGAACCTTGAAGCGGCAGGCGCTGAAACCATATCAAAAGCGCAGGCCCTGGGAACGAAAAATGCCTATGGAGCAGTATTGAAACCGGTTGAAGGGACTATCCTGACGGTTGCCCGTGAAGCTGCCGAAGCGGCTGAGAAGGAAGCATCCGGCGAGAACCTGACCAGCACCCTGCTTGCTTCATACCACCAGGCCAGAAAAGCCCTGGTCAAAACAGCCAAAGTTCTTCCTGTTTTGCGCGATCAGAAAATGATCGATGCCGGGGGATGGGGGCTCCTGATCTTTATATCTGCAATATTAACCGTGATGAACATTCCTACCGGCAAGGCAGAATTTAACTTCAAGGCCAGTTCCAACTACTTCAAGAGCCGCGATGACTATGAATTTGATCATCCCTACGACATGGAATTTATAGTAAGGGCTGCATCAAAGATTGAACCGGCTATCCGAAAGATTCTAAAGGATTCCGGCTCGGAGTTGATTACGCAAACCAACCAGGAACACTGTCATGTTCATATCCATACCGATAATCCACTCGATATTGCCGAGCAGTCTGCTACACTGGGCAAAATCACCGGGATAATCATCAGAGATATGCGAGCCCAGTATTATTCCATGGCAGATCAGGAGAGCAGCAATGTCAAATATAAGGCGGTCGCTTTCGGTAAAAGTCCGGGTTTTCTGGCCATGTTCGCCATGGCCGGGGCGCAGGTCGCGATAAGCACCGGTATGATAATTAAGAAGGCAAGGATACTGGAAGAATATAACTCGGATAACACCCTGATGATCAGTTCGGAAAAGATTGAACTTGCTTTCCTGAATGAACCTGTTCTGGTTGTTGACGAAGAAGCAAGGGTGCTCGCTTCACTGGTCTCATTATATTCTCCGGAAAAGCCGACACCGGAAGTAGTCAGGGAAGCCGCTGATTATCCCAGAATCGCTTCCATTATCAGAAAAAGCGATCATTTCATGATCTCACTTAGCAGCAGTCCCGGATACGAGGGCGACTACCGGGACTGCCTCTTTCAGGCTGTTTTACTTCTGAAACCGCAGATTGGCGAAGTTCTTACCCTTTATTACAGAGCACCCACTGACCGCAGAAAGCTGGAAGAAATCCTCCCCGGCCTGAAAGAAGAATTTCCCTCCCTGGAAACGATCGATCTCTACTTTGGTGGGCAGGAAATTCCACTTGTTATCACCATCGAATAAATTATGCCTGGTCATAAATGTATGCTATACCGATGATTCCCGGTCCGGCATGCGCTCCCATTGCCGGTGTAAAGGGAACGATTTCGATCTCTGCATCGGCGATAATTTTCTTAACTCTATTTATAATAGGTGCCAAACCAACTTCCGCATTGGCATGGGTAGCTGCCACCCTGATATTTTTTGCTTCCATCGTGTCTTTCATAAATTCATCCAGGATCAATTTAACAGCCTGCTGCTTGCCCCTGGCTCTACCGAAAAATTTAGTTTTACCCTGATTGATATAAATTAAAGGTTTGACGTTGAAAAGGTCACCGGCCACGGCGGCCACCTTCCCAACCCGCCCGCTCTTTTCGATATACTTCAAGGTGTCAAACATCACTACCAGCTTGGCGTTGGGTACCAGGCATTCGATCTTTTCTTTGATCTCACTTAACCCAAGACCCTGCTGGCCAAGTTTTGCCGCCTCTATTGCCAGAAGGCCGGCTGCAGCTCCGGCAGACTGGCTGTCAAAAACCAGGACCCTGTCTGCCTCTGCTTCCGGGAGTTCTTTGCTTGCCTGTAAGGCAACATTATAAGAATTGCTCAGCTCCGATGTAACGGTGAGGCAGAAAACAGAACCACCGTTGTTCAGGATTTCCTTAAAAGAATTGAAGTATCTTTCTACAGATGGTATTGATGTTGTCGGCAGCTCGGAAGCAGAGACAAGTTCGCTGTAGAAGCGCTCCGGCTCGATCTCGAATAAATCCTGGTATATCCTTTCACCGAAATGAATATTGATGGGAACAATTGTTATATCAAGCGTTTCGGCGGTTTGAAGAGAGGGGGCACAGATGCTGTCTGTTACTACCTTCACAGCCATTAGAACCAATCCTTCCTGAAGGCTCAGGCATTTATTCAGGCCTGTTTCTATTATAAATTAATCCGGTCCGGCAGTAAAATAACCAGTATAAATTAGCCGATTATTTTAAACGCCGGGGGGTATAATAGTAAAAGCAAGTCATAATTAACCGGTTTTGTTCGAAATAAATTTTATTGCAGGGCACGGATCTTATATCCTAAATCGTTTTTATAGTAGGGTGGTGGAGAAGCAGTTGAATCGAACTAATTCCGCTGAAGAAACTGTTTCAGCCGCAATAGAAAAATATGCCGACATGGTTCGACGCATTTGCTTCCTCCAGCTCAAAAACAGCGCTGATGTGGAGGATGTATTTCAGGATGTTTTTCTTAAGTATTACCTGAATTCCGGAATGCTTCAGGAGGAAAGACATCAAAAAGCCTGGCTCTGCCGGGTAACCTACAACAAATGTAAGGACATGAATAAAAGTGTCTGGTCCAGAAGAACGGTCAGTATAAATGATCTGGAAATACCTTTTGAGAATGAAGAAGAGAGCGAACTGATGGCCGCAGTACTCAGGATGTCACCGGCAGATAAAAATTTAATATATCTGCACTACTTTGAAGGACTGACAATACCGGAGATAGCCGAGATCACCCGGCAAAAGACGAACACGGTATATTCTCAACTGAGAAGAGCCAGGGGAAAACTGAAGCGAGAAATGGGAGAGTTATCATGATGGAACGCTTTGTAAAATATATGGATCGAATAAAAGCAGAAGATGAACTTAAAATAAAAACGAAATCTTCCGTTCTTCATGCCCTATATGAGGCTGGATCTGTAAAAGAAGCAGTTTATATGAAAGAGCGGCCTGCCGACCAGGGTGTCTTTAAAAAGCGTATACTGGTTGGCCTATCAACAATTGCAGCCTGCCTGGTGCTCGCCATCGGTGGCTATGGTTATTACAGTACCCCTGTCAGCTTTATCAGTT
This Bacillota bacterium DNA region includes the following protein-coding sequences:
- a CDS encoding sigma-70 family RNA polymerase sigma factor — encoded protein: MNRTNSAEETVSAAIEKYADMVRRICFLQLKNSADVEDVFQDVFLKYYLNSGMLQEERHQKAWLCRVTYNKCKDMNKSVWSRRTVSINDLEIPFENEEESELMAAVLRMSPADKNLIYLHYFEGLTIPEIAEITRQKTNTVYSQLRRARGKLKREMGELS
- a CDS encoding DegV family protein, with amino-acid sequence MAVKVVTDSICAPSLQTAETLDITIVPINIHFGERIYQDLFEIEPERFYSELVSASELPTTSIPSVERYFNSFKEILNNGGSVFCLTVTSELSNSYNVALQASKELPEAEADRVLVFDSQSAGAAAGLLAIEAAKLGQQGLGLSEIKEKIECLVPNAKLVVMFDTLKYIEKSGRVGKVAAVAGDLFNVKPLIYINQGKTKFFGRARGKQQAVKLILDEFMKDTMEAKNIRVAATHANAEVGLAPIINRVKKIIADAEIEIVPFTPAMGAHAGPGIIGIAYIYDQA
- a CDS encoding DAK2 domain-containing protein gives rise to the protein MRDGYIDGTILQAALKETVDKLHEKREALNRINIFPVPDGDTGNNMLATLESACRETEKTASPSLHAIANAAYCGAREGSTGNSGAIFAQYLGGWAAAFSNLEAAGAETISKAQALGTKNAYGAVLKPVEGTILTVAREAAEAAEKEASGENLTSTLLASYHQARKALVKTAKVLPVLRDQKMIDAGGWGLLIFISAILTVMNIPTGKAEFNFKASSNYFKSRDDYEFDHPYDMEFIVRAASKIEPAIRKILKDSGSELITQTNQEHCHVHIHTDNPLDIAEQSATLGKITGIIIRDMRAQYYSMADQESSNVKYKAVAFGKSPGFLAMFAMAGAQVAISTGMIIKKARILEEYNSDNTLMISSEKIELAFLNEPVLVVDEEARVLASLVSLYSPEKPTPEVVREAADYPRIASIIRKSDHFMISLSSSPGYEGDYRDCLFQAVLLLKPQIGEVLTLYYRAPTDRRKLEEILPGLKEEFPSLETIDLYFGGQEIPLVITIE